A window of the Pyrodictium abyssi genome harbors these coding sequences:
- the rgy gene encoding reverse gyrase, with translation MTWTLLRPVYHEACPNCGGAATADRLARGLPCSRCISDDAVDRLPRDYYDLVESIGKELSEKGVLRGYWYLYNSVMMLREFEDFFRRLTGSKLWSAQRTWAKRLLQDESLAIVAPTGVGKTTLLSVYALYRANFGARVYYLLPTENLAMQVETKLRSLAEKGGIAARIVSYYSSMSKKWREESLSLIETGSYDVLVTTTGFLSRRWDLLRNARFDVVLVDDVDAILRNSRNIDKLLMLLGFDEEAVATAYSLIKKKIAASIARVSGRIKRYEQLLHEIEELETRLSLKLLERTPGQLVIASATGRAYGLKPKLFRELLGFDIGRVYDYTRSIANFYQIDTDPARKAVDVVKRLGPGGLVFVAKRFGKDIAKKVAEELNKTGIRAGLALAGRRVLDRFAAGEYDVLVGVSSYYGVIVRGIDMPQRILYTVFVGVPSQSMSVDKALLSPFRIVRAGIELGIEGGEELARKLSKISPGEQTALRIALSSGEQLEGRLGELLLELLEVRRTVLKKLHDILKPGSSIVLGGVLYKHDGAGIVAITPDAATYVQASGRASRMLGSIMTHGVSIVLESEEELVQLLSQRLRRYLESVEFSKLDWSRVDEELEKARTSRSKRIGRKVDIETCLIVVESPTKAKTIASFFGKPVRRRVGSIMVYETTFYNHVSGKIHVAAITASAGHLYDLSIDGEGLHGVEIENGEVRPIYKPIKRCLNCGHQFSSSSSVCPWCGSTNIVSKHDIVEALRQLASEAEVVYIATDPDVEGEKIAYDIKLLLKPYSRSIKRIELHEITRNELMKALASPRDVDTRLASAQIVRRIEDRWIGFGLSQHLWDVFGKHWLGAGRVQTPVLGWIIERYEEWKANIGYNVYVKIVDGPLLKLHYTEPHLARSIAEKIEQNGLRVLHVEETIVEVNPPPPYTTEALIYDASRFMGYPAQKTMRVAQELFEAGLITYHRTDSTHVSGLGQSIAREYMANIGRPDDFQPRSWGPQGHHEAIRPTRPIDSETLRKLIALGELRVPVTMRESHYRLYELIFRRFIASQARPARLLRRRLVLGLDESEPLAELEVYVAAPEEGFHRYYPVPRLYPTLAALRRGDAVGVGRVAVKRGSTVYLYSHGDVVALMKKRGLGRPSTYAKIIEALNRHGYVIESKYRKRLVPTKLGIEVYEYLEANYGELVSEERTRKLNEEIEAIASGKLSPLTVINELYTELEHLLERPLAVKRVEKIHGSHHA, from the coding sequence ATGACATGGACGCTGCTGAGGCCAGTGTACCACGAAGCCTGCCCTAACTGTGGCGGGGCAGCGACAGCGGATAGACTAGCAAGGGGGCTACCGTGCTCGAGATGTATAAGCGATGATGCTGTGGATAGGCTTCCGCGAGACTACTACGACCTTGTAGAGTCTATCGGGAAAGAGCTAAGCGAGAAGGGAGTGCTGCGTGGCTACTGGTACCTGTACAACTCGGTAATGATGCTGAGAGAGTTTGAGGACTTCTTCCGAAGGCTGACCGGGAGTAAGCTATGGAGCGCTCAGAGAACTTGGGCTAAAAGGCTCCTACAGGACGAGAGCCTAGCAATAGTGGCGCCAACAGGTGTAGGCAAGACCACGCTCCTAAGCGTCTACGCTCTCTACCGCGCAAACTTCGGCGCACGGGTCTACTATCTCCTCCCAACAGAGAACCTAGCCATGCAGGTTGAGACTAAGCTAAGAAGTCTCGCAGAGAAAGGCGGCATAGCTGCAAGGATAGTATCCTACTACTCTAGCATGTCTAAGAAATGGCGCGAAGAAAGCCTCTCACTAATAGAGACGGGCAGCTATGATGTACTCGTGACTACAACTGGCTTCCTCTCCCGCCGCTGGGACTTACTGAGAAATGCACGCTTCGATGTAGTACTTGTAGACGATGTAGACGCCATACTGAGGAACTCCAGGAACATAGATAAACTGTTAATGCTCCTAGGCTTCGACGAAGAAGCTGTAGCTACCGCATACAGTCTCATCAAGAAGAAGATAGCCGCATCCATAGCCCGTGTCTCTGGCCGCATAAAACGCTATGAACAACTCCTCCACGAGATCGAGGAACTCGAGACTAGGCTATCACTCAAGCTTCTCGAGAGAACCCCCGGCCAGCTGGTAATAGCCTCAGCTACCGGAAGGGCTTATGGGCTCAAACCCAAGTTATTCCGCGAGCTCCTTGGCTTTGATATAGGCCGTGTCTACGACTACACCAGAAGCATAGCAAACTTCTACCAGATAGACACAGACCCGGCCAGGAAAGCCGTAGACGTAGTAAAGAGGCTTGGACCCGGCGGGCTAGTATTCGTAGCAAAGAGGTTCGGTAAGGATATCGCCAAGAAAGTGGCTGAAGAGCTAAACAAGACAGGCATCAGGGCAGGCCTAGCTCTTGCAGGCCGTAGGGTGCTGGATAGGTTCGCAGCAGGAGAATACGATGTCCTAGTAGGTGTGTCGTCCTACTACGGCGTCATAGTACGTGGTATAGATATGCCACAGCGGATACTCTACACAGTCTTCGTCGGCGTGCCAAGCCAGTCGATGAGTGTAGACAAGGCCCTGCTGTCGCCCTTCCGTATAGTTAGGGCTGGTATCGAACTCGGTATCGAGGGCGGCGAGGAGCTTGCAAGAAAGCTCTCAAAGATAAGCCCCGGTGAGCAGACAGCTCTCCGCATAGCCCTATCATCGGGCGAACAGCTGGAAGGCAGGCTGGGCGAGCTCCTCCTAGAGCTACTAGAAGTGCGTAGAACAGTGCTAAAGAAGCTACATGACATACTAAAGCCTGGCTCGTCAATAGTGCTTGGCGGTGTACTCTACAAGCACGACGGGGCAGGGATAGTAGCTATTACCCCTGATGCCGCGACATACGTGCAAGCTAGTGGCCGCGCCAGCCGTATGCTAGGCTCTATAATGACCCACGGTGTAAGCATAGTACTAGAGAGTGAAGAAGAGCTCGTCCAGCTGCTCAGCCAGAGGCTGCGTAGGTATCTAGAATCGGTGGAGTTTAGCAAGCTGGACTGGAGCAGAGTAGACGAGGAGCTAGAGAAGGCGCGCACAAGTAGAAGCAAGCGTATAGGCCGTAAGGTAGACATAGAAACGTGCCTCATAGTAGTAGAGTCGCCAACCAAGGCAAAGACTATAGCAAGCTTCTTCGGGAAGCCTGTGCGGAGGCGCGTAGGCTCTATAATGGTGTACGAGACAACATTCTATAACCACGTCTCCGGCAAGATACACGTAGCAGCCATAACAGCCTCGGCGGGCCATCTATACGACCTCTCCATAGACGGTGAAGGCCTGCACGGCGTGGAGATAGAGAACGGGGAGGTAAGGCCTATCTACAAGCCTATAAAGCGCTGCTTGAACTGTGGGCACCAATTCTCCTCCTCAAGTAGCGTGTGCCCGTGGTGTGGCTCCACCAACATAGTGAGCAAGCATGATATTGTAGAAGCACTACGCCAGCTAGCAAGCGAGGCAGAAGTAGTGTACATAGCGACGGACCCCGACGTCGAGGGAGAAAAGATAGCATACGACATCAAGCTGCTGTTGAAGCCGTACTCACGCAGTATAAAGAGAATAGAGCTCCACGAGATAACGAGAAACGAGCTAATGAAAGCCCTGGCGTCGCCTCGCGACGTGGACACCCGTCTGGCTTCAGCGCAGATAGTCAGGAGGATAGAGGACCGGTGGATAGGCTTCGGGCTAAGCCAGCACCTATGGGACGTCTTCGGGAAACACTGGCTAGGCGCGGGCAGAGTACAGACACCAGTACTAGGCTGGATAATAGAACGCTACGAAGAGTGGAAAGCAAACATAGGGTACAACGTCTACGTGAAGATAGTTGACGGGCCTCTGCTGAAGCTCCACTACACGGAGCCGCATCTTGCACGCAGTATAGCCGAAAAGATAGAGCAGAATGGACTACGAGTACTACATGTAGAAGAGACTATAGTGGAGGTAAACCCGCCACCGCCATACACGACAGAGGCCCTCATCTACGACGCTTCGCGCTTCATGGGCTACCCAGCACAGAAAACCATGAGGGTTGCACAGGAGCTCTTCGAAGCAGGCCTGATAACGTACCACCGTACAGACTCGACACACGTATCGGGACTCGGGCAGAGCATAGCAAGAGAATACATGGCTAACATAGGACGCCCGGACGACTTCCAGCCCCGTAGCTGGGGGCCGCAGGGCCACCACGAAGCAATTAGACCTACAAGACCGATAGACAGCGAAACCCTCAGAAAGCTCATAGCCCTCGGCGAGCTACGAGTGCCAGTCACCATGCGCGAGAGCCACTACCGGCTCTATGAACTGATATTCCGCAGGTTCATAGCAAGCCAGGCGCGGCCAGCAAGACTGCTACGCCGGCGCCTAGTACTAGGGCTTGACGAGTCCGAGCCGCTAGCCGAGCTAGAGGTCTACGTTGCTGCTCCAGAGGAGGGGTTCCACCGCTACTACCCGGTACCCCGCCTATACCCAACGCTAGCAGCGCTACGCAGAGGCGACGCGGTAGGGGTCGGCAGGGTAGCGGTGAAACGCGGATCCACTGTATACCTGTACAGTCACGGAGACGTGGTAGCACTGATGAAGAAGCGTGGCCTAGGCCGCCCGAGCACCTATGCTAAGATAATAGAGGCGCTAAACCGCCACGGCTATGTAATAGAGAGCAAGTACAGGAAGAGGCTAGTACCAACCAAGCTAGGCATAGAGGTATACGAATACCTTGAGGCAAACTACGGTGAACTCGTATCTGAGGAGCGTACACGGAAACTAAATGAGGAGATAGAGGCAATAGCCTCTGGGAAACTAAGCCCACTGACAGTGATAAACGAGCTATACACTGAGCTGGAGCACTTGCTAGAGAGGCCGCTCGCAGTAAAACGTGTGGAGAAGATACATGGCAGCCATCATGCCTAG
- a CDS encoding NAD+ synthase produces MGRGRVTLEEVVSLDYSGVAAALESFIQSVVESAGARGVVVGVSGGVDSATTLALSVRALGPDRVLALIMPDSDVTPASDVEDAKRLVEMLGVEYKLIDIKPIVRSFVAGIAADPDRRSLGNLRARIRMALLYLHANMHGLLVAGTGDRSEILIGYFTKYGDGAVDFLPIGSLYKSQVRRLALYLGVPESIALKPSSPRLWPGHLAEDELGMKYDEVDLALYALFDLGLSVDEAAEATGLPREKIEKVLEMHRASEHKRKMPPAPDPRETVWKFRRDAA; encoded by the coding sequence ATGGGCCGGGGGCGTGTAACTCTCGAAGAAGTGGTGAGCCTAGACTATAGCGGTGTAGCAGCAGCACTGGAGTCGTTCATACAGAGTGTCGTCGAGAGCGCTGGCGCTAGGGGTGTCGTGGTTGGTGTTAGTGGTGGTGTTGACTCGGCTACGACGCTTGCGCTCTCTGTGAGAGCGCTCGGCCCCGACCGGGTGCTGGCTCTTATAATGCCTGATAGCGATGTCACCCCTGCCAGTGACGTCGAGGACGCAAAGAGGCTCGTGGAGATGCTTGGCGTGGAGTATAAGCTCATCGACATAAAGCCCATTGTGAGGAGCTTCGTCGCAGGGATAGCGGCTGATCCTGATAGGAGGAGCCTGGGCAATCTTAGAGCGCGTATACGTATGGCACTACTCTACTTGCATGCAAACATGCACGGTTTGCTGGTAGCTGGCACGGGTGACCGGAGCGAGATACTCATCGGCTATTTCACCAAGTACGGTGACGGTGCTGTAGACTTTCTACCCATAGGCTCTCTGTACAAGTCGCAGGTAAGGAGGCTGGCTCTGTACCTCGGTGTGCCCGAGAGTATAGCGTTGAAGCCTAGCAGCCCGCGCCTATGGCCTGGCCATCTAGCCGAGGACGAGCTAGGCATGAAGTACGACGAGGTAGACTTGGCCCTCTATGCATTATTCGATCTGGGGCTGAGTGTCGACGAGGCAGCGGAGGCTACGGGGCTGCCCAGGGAGAAGATAGAGAAAGTTCTCGAGATGCACCGGGCTAGTGAGCATAAGAGAAAGATGCCGCCAGCGCCGGACCCTCGTGAGACTGTCTGGAAGTTCCGGAGAGACGCCGCCTAG
- a CDS encoding NAD(P)H-hydrate dehydratase — MQPEERLQIGLGSHITSIDVSVIDTNSEALGVSRLQLMENAGRSVAEELAKRTKRGSRIAVLAGPGGNGGDGLAAARHLAYMGYSVDVVLLAKPSEIRSPEARAMYEAVELMDTTIGLQVARNPRDIDLHGYDVVVDALLGTGLKGAPRSPYAEAIDAINNADALKIAVDVPSGLNADTGEAPGPCVKADVTVTFHKPKPGLLKRPDLVGELVVASIGAPPEAEIYVGPGDVLYRVPRRSWRTHKGQAGRVLVVGGSEDFIGAPIISALAAQRAGVDLVYIAAPSKVITAASKHPVLIPVELKDAPWLSPDHVDTILRVAERVDSIVIGMGLGLNRDTQEAVKELLARIPKDKPVVLDADALKIVSDNRELIRRNMVLTPHEVEFHKVFGVKPAPVEELPARIRDAARQARLHGNVTIILKGPIDVITDGVRARLNKTGAPAMSAGGTGDALAGITGALLAKGLEPFDAACIAAYINGAAGALAYKEYGESMNAMDLIGYIHVVLNGPVKVAKEALVYRRLPVKRTAIGVWNTL, encoded by the coding sequence ATGCAGCCCGAAGAGCGGCTGCAGATAGGCCTAGGCAGCCACATAACCTCTATCGACGTCTCTGTAATCGATACCAACTCGGAGGCTCTGGGTGTAAGCCGGCTACAGCTCATGGAAAATGCGGGCCGGAGCGTTGCAGAGGAGCTAGCTAAGCGCACAAAGAGAGGATCGAGAATAGCAGTACTGGCAGGGCCAGGCGGTAACGGCGGCGACGGGCTAGCAGCGGCGAGGCATCTGGCATACATGGGGTACAGCGTAGACGTTGTGCTTCTCGCCAAGCCAAGTGAGATACGAAGTCCAGAGGCAAGAGCGATGTACGAGGCAGTAGAACTGATGGACACGACTATAGGGCTCCAAGTGGCCCGTAATCCACGCGACATAGACCTGCACGGGTACGATGTCGTTGTTGACGCTCTGCTGGGTACCGGGCTTAAAGGAGCACCCCGAAGTCCATACGCCGAAGCCATAGACGCCATAAATAACGCAGACGCGTTAAAGATAGCCGTTGATGTCCCCTCCGGGCTGAACGCTGACACAGGCGAAGCTCCAGGCCCGTGCGTCAAAGCTGACGTAACAGTTACGTTCCACAAGCCGAAGCCTGGTCTCCTTAAGCGCCCCGACCTGGTAGGCGAACTGGTCGTAGCGAGCATAGGTGCTCCCCCTGAGGCAGAGATCTATGTGGGCCCTGGCGACGTACTCTACCGGGTGCCGAGAAGAAGCTGGCGTACCCACAAGGGCCAGGCAGGCCGCGTACTAGTAGTAGGAGGCTCCGAGGACTTCATAGGTGCGCCGATAATATCGGCGCTCGCGGCTCAACGCGCTGGGGTCGACCTCGTATACATAGCGGCTCCAAGCAAGGTGATAACAGCCGCCTCAAAGCATCCAGTACTCATACCAGTAGAGCTAAAAGACGCGCCATGGTTAAGCCCGGACCACGTAGATACGATACTCCGCGTAGCAGAACGTGTAGACTCAATAGTTATAGGTATGGGGCTAGGCCTAAACCGGGATACACAGGAAGCCGTAAAGGAGCTACTAGCACGTATACCCAAGGACAAGCCCGTAGTCTTGGATGCTGATGCGCTAAAGATAGTCTCAGACAATAGGGAGCTGATAAGACGCAACATGGTGCTAACCCCGCACGAGGTCGAGTTCCACAAGGTCTTTGGCGTAAAACCAGCACCCGTTGAGGAGCTGCCAGCACGCATCAGGGATGCTGCCCGGCAGGCCAGGCTACACGGCAACGTGACGATAATACTCAAAGGCCCCATAGACGTGATAACAGACGGTGTCCGTGCCCGCCTGAACAAAACTGGCGCTCCTGCTATGAGTGCTGGTGGCACCGGCGACGCGTTAGCGGGGATAACTGGAGCGCTACTTGCTAAGGGCCTGGAGCCCTTTGACGCGGCGTGTATAGCAGCTTACATCAACGGGGCTGCTGGCGCACTAGCCTATAAGGAGTACGGTGAGTCAATGAACGCTATGGACTTGATAGGGTATATCCATGTAGTGTTGAACGGCCCTGTAAAGGTGGCTAAGGAGGCGCTAGTCTATAGACGGTTACCGGTGAAGAGAACTGCGATAGGTGTGTGGAACACGTTGTAG
- a CDS encoding TATA-box-binding protein, with translation MKSSATQQRQDDAALEPKPTANIENIVATVSLDQTLDLRMIERSILTVEYNPDQFPGLVYRLDSPKVTALIFKSGKMVVTGAKSTHDLIEAVKKIVRNLKKHGIQIYGRPKVQIQNIVASANLNVCVDLERAALTLENSMYEPEQFPGLIHRMDEPRVVLLIFSSGKMVITGAKREEEVYEAVNRIYEKLKKLRAIRPC, from the coding sequence GTGAAGTCTTCTGCCACACAGCAGAGGCAGGATGATGCCGCTCTAGAACCCAAGCCTACAGCGAATATAGAGAACATAGTAGCTACCGTGTCGCTCGATCAGACGCTCGACCTCCGTATGATAGAGCGGAGTATACTGACTGTGGAGTACAATCCGGACCAGTTTCCTGGCCTGGTCTACAGGCTCGACTCGCCGAAGGTCACGGCACTGATATTCAAGTCAGGAAAAATGGTTGTAACTGGAGCTAAGAGCACCCACGACCTAATTGAGGCCGTAAAGAAGATCGTGCGCAACTTAAAGAAGCATGGTATACAGATCTATGGGAGGCCTAAAGTCCAGATCCAGAACATAGTAGCGTCAGCTAACCTAAACGTCTGTGTAGACCTAGAGCGTGCGGCACTAACACTAGAGAACAGCATGTACGAGCCTGAGCAGTTCCCCGGCCTCATACACCGCATGGATGAGCCTCGCGTAGTTCTGCTGATATTCAGCTCCGGGAAGATGGTGATAACGGGGGCTAAGCGTGAGGAGGAGGTGTACGAGGCCGTTAACAGGATATACGAGAAGCTAAAGAAGCTGAGAGCAATAAGACCCTGCTAA
- a CDS encoding universal stress protein → MTATIDIRTEPTYRISFLFRRILVPIDGSESSLRALDVALDFARRYGSRITVLHVHAPGEDASSITSAIRKRIEASGLNVVVKTREYKPRATSVASEILSEIIEGGYDLVILGARGSTANEDLMIGSVALSVVVNSATSVMVVR, encoded by the coding sequence ATGACAGCTACTATTGATATAAGGACTGAGCCTACATATAGGATTAGCTTTCTCTTTAGAAGGATACTCGTCCCCATAGACGGCTCTGAGTCGAGCCTACGAGCGCTAGACGTTGCACTAGACTTTGCACGACGCTATGGCTCAAGAATAACAGTTCTCCACGTTCACGCTCCAGGCGAAGATGCTAGCTCAATCACAAGCGCCATACGCAAGCGCATAGAGGCGAGCGGCCTCAATGTAGTAGTAAAGACGCGTGAATACAAGCCAAGAGCTACTAGCGTTGCCAGCGAAATACTCTCCGAGATAATAGAGGGGGGCTATGACCTTGTGATACTTGGGGCACGTGGAAGCACTGCAAACGAGGATCTTATGATAGGAAGCGTCGCGCTCTCAGTAGTGGTCAACTCTGCCACGTCAGTAATGGTTGTCAGGTAG